A stretch of the Myxococcus xanthus genome encodes the following:
- a CDS encoding phage tail protein yields the protein MAIIGQPRSFHKRFKFLCEVDGLGHSGFQKCSELSVEVANVQYFEGGSLIPNKSPGRLTFSDVTLERGATQDHELFDWFQDVVHMSSGLGLPDSLYKRNLDIVQQDRDGTTLRRWSLSRAWPAKFVAGEWDNESDENVIESVTLTYDFFELAK from the coding sequence ATGGCAATCATTGGACAGCCGCGCAGCTTCCATAAGCGCTTCAAGTTCCTCTGCGAGGTGGACGGCCTCGGGCACTCGGGTTTCCAGAAGTGCAGCGAATTGTCCGTCGAGGTCGCCAACGTCCAGTATTTCGAGGGCGGCTCCTTGATTCCGAACAAGTCCCCGGGGCGCCTCACCTTCTCCGACGTCACCCTGGAGAGAGGCGCCACGCAGGACCATGAGCTCTTCGACTGGTTCCAGGACGTCGTCCACATGTCGAGCGGCCTGGGCCTGCCGGACAGCCTCTACAAGCGCAACCTCGACATCGTCCAGCAGGACCGGGACGGCACCACGCTGCGTCGGTGGAGCCTCTCCCGCGCCTGGCCGGCGAAGTTCGTCGCGGGCGAGTGGGACAACGAGAGTGACGAGAACGTCATTGAGTCCGTCACCCTCACCTACGATTTCTTCGAGCTGGCCAAATAG